The Rhodothermales bacterium DNA segment CCGTGCCGGCCATGGAACAGTCCGGTGGAGGAGCGATCACCTTCACGGCTTCGATCTTCGGACGGGAGGGGGGAGGTCCCGGCCTCTCGATCTACAACAGCACCAAGAGCGCGCTGATTTCGATGGCCAAGATCATGGCCATGGAGCTTGCGGAGAAGAACATCCGCGTGAATACCATCGCGCCGGGTTCGATTCGATTTCCGGGCGGCAGCTGGGACCGGCGCTGCAACGAGGACCCCGAGGGCATGAAGGCGTTTATCGCTGACAACCTGCCGTTCGGCCGGTTTGGTCGCGTGGAGGAGGTGGCCGACACCGCGGCCTTCCTCAGTTCGGACCGCGCCTCATGGATCAGCGGGGCATGCCTGAACGTGGACGGCGTGCAGTCCAAGTCCCTGATCTAGGCGGGCTCGCAGGCAGCCCGACCCCGGGAGATCAGACGTAGCGCGTGTAGGTGACGTTCACGCGGCGGGCACCCGTTTCGGCCCGGCGCCATTGCACCAGGATCGGGCTCTGGTACGTCCCTGCGATAATGCGACTCGGCTTTTCGGCCTCGCTGCCCTCGACGACCAGGCTGACACCGCGTTTCATGCGGAGAAACCGCTGGGCCGGTACCTGTACGAACTTGTCGATCACCCGCTCGATGAAGGATTCCGAGAGACCCGCCCGGTCTATGAATCGGTTCACGAAGTGCACCAGGTCATATTTGGCGTAGTCCTTGGCCTTCTCCTTGATGGCTTTCGGGTCGCGCAGCATGTTGCGGCCGCGCTGGGCCATGAACCGGATCGGGTCCTGTAGCACCTCGCGGAGGTCGTGACGCATCAGCAGCGTCTCGTACTCGTTGACGGTCAGGCCGGTGTTCTTCTCACAGGGATCCAGGGCCAGATCGATGCGGCCGCGATCGATCCCGTGGATGCGAATCAGCTCATGCAGCCGGTCAAAAAGGCCAAGCTGGGGATCCCAGAGATTGATGGAGTCGATTGGGTGCTTCGAAACCGGGATTTCCAGAGTGAACTGGTCTACGATCTCATCCCGGTTGTAGCCAAGGGCCGTCGTGCGACGATTCCGGCGGTTCTCCTCATACACGCCGTCGAGATCCACAAAGTAGACTGGCGTGTCCGGCTCGTTGTGGTACGTGACCGTGTTTTCGAGGCCCGACCCGATGAAGGTCAGGTGCGAGTCGGCATTGCGGGGCTCGACCAATTTCTGTTCATCGGACAACTCATCCCGCAGGTCCATCTGGTCGTGCCGGTAGTCGGCACCCTCGGGAAACAGACCCTGAAAAGAGCCCACATAGGCCTGCAGCGTCTGACGATCATGACCCAGCCTCTTCGCGAACACCTGCTCGAAGTAG contains these protein-coding regions:
- a CDS encoding SDR family oxidoreductase, coding for MDLGLKDRVAVVTGASRGIGRGIAESLAREGCKLVVCARGEERLEETATALRELGAEVVAVSGDVTSAEGAVRPIETALSEFGAVHVLVSNVGGNRRGRFADTSDDDWEAVLDANLRAHIRVARRAVPAMEQSGGGAITFTASIFGREGGGPGLSIYNSTKSALISMAKIMAMELAEKNIRVNTIAPGSIRFPGGSWDRRCNEDPEGMKAFIADNLPFGRFGRVEEVADTAAFLSSDRASWISGACLNVDGVQSKSLI